One genomic region from Yarrowia lipolytica chromosome 1C, complete sequence encodes:
- a CDS encoding uncharacterized protein (Compare to YALI0C16995g, highly similar to uniprot|P10963 Saccharomyces cerevisiae YKR097w PCK1 phosphoenolpyruvate carboxykinase, similar to Saccharomyces cerevisiae PCK1 (YKR097W); ancestral locus Anc_5.708): MSPPVNQTQLHPKGVEPTPAAEEIEKELYDIAHIEYERVNIDHNPSVASLYEDALVQESGSAINSTGALVASSGKKTGRSPKDKRIVEEPGSVEHIWWGPVNKKLSEQSWLINRERAVDYLNTRKRIYVVDAYAGWDPKYRIKVRIVCARAYHALFMRNMLIRPTAEELKNFGKPDFTIYNAGAFPANRYTSGMTSNTSIDINFKSMEMLILGTEYAGEMKKGIFTVMFYLMPVKHQVLTLHSSANEGKDGDVTLFFGLSGTGKTTLSADPNRLLIGDDEHCWSDTGVFNIEGGCYAKCLGLSREKEPDIFDAIKFGSVLENVVFDPITREVDYDDATLTENTRCSYPIEYIPNAKLPCVTESHPTNIILLTCDARGVIPPISKLTNEQVMYHFISGYTSKMAGTEEGVTEPEATFSACFGQPFLVLHPMQYAKMLSDKMTQHNANAWLLNTGWTGQSYTNGGKRCPLKYTRSILDAIHSGELAKVEYENFDVFNLQVPKTAPNVPSEILNPARAWSGGKEQFTEEVTKLGKLFNENFEKYKDMAIPEVIAAGPKA; this comes from the coding sequence ATGTCTCCCCCCGTCAACCAGACCCAACTTCACCCCAAGGGCGTCGAGCCCACTCCCGCCgctgaggagattgagaaggaaCTCTACGACATTGCTCACATCGAGTACGAGCGAGTCAACATTGACCACAACCCCTCGGTGGCCTCCCTGTACGAGGACGCCCTGGTGCAGGAGTCTGGCTCTGccatcaactccaccgGCGCTCTGGTCGCCTCGTCCGGAAAGAAGACCGGCCGATCTCCCAAGGACAAGCGAattgtggaggagcccgGTTCCGTCGAGCACATCTGGTGGGGCCCcgtcaacaagaagctgtctGAGCAGTCGTGGCTCATCAACCGAGAGCGAGCTGTCGACTACCTCAACACCCGAAAGCGAATCTACGTTGTGGACGCCTACGCCGGCTGGGACCCCAAGTACCGAATCAAGGTGCGAATTGTCTGTGCCCGAGCCTACCACGCTCTGTTCATGCGAAACATGCTGATCCGACCCACCgccgaggagctcaagaactTTGGCAAGCCCGACTTCACCATCTACAACGCTGGCGCCTTCCCCGCCAACCGATACACCTCGGGAATGACCTCCAACACCTCGATCGACATCAACTTCAAGTCCATGGAGATGCTCATTCTGGGAACTGAGTACGCCGgtgagatgaagaagggtATCTTCACTGTCATGTTCTACCTCATGCCCGTCAAGCACCAGGTGCTTACTCTGCACTCTTCTGCCAACGAGGGCAAGGATGGCGATGTCACTCTTTTCTTTGGCCTGTCCGGAACCGGAAAGACTACTCTGTCTGCCGACCCCAACCGACTTCTGATCGGAGACGACGAGCACTGCTGGTCCGACACCGGCGTCTTCAACATTGAGGGCGGCTGCTACGCCAAGTGCCTGGGTCTCTctcgagagaaggagcCCGATATTTTCGACGCCATCAAGTTTGGCTCTGTTCTGGAGAACGTTGTCTTCGACCCCATTACCCGAGAGGTCGACTACGACGACGCTACCCTCACCGAGAACACCCGATGCTCCTACCCCATCGAGTACATTCCCAACGCCAAGCTGCCCTGTGTCACTGAGTCCCACCCCACCAACATCATTCTGCTCACCTGTGATGCCCGAGGTGTCATTCCCcccatctccaagctcaCCAACGAGCAGGTCATGTACCACTTCATTTCCGGTTACACCTCCAAGATGGCCGGAACCGAGGAGGGTGTCACTGAGCCCGAGGCCACTTTCTCTGCATGCTTTGGCCAGCCCTTCCTGGTTCTGCACCCCATGCAGTACGCCAAGATGCTGTCTGATAAGATGACCCAGCACAACGCCAACGCCTGGCTGCTCAACACCGGATGGACCGGCCAGTCTTACACCAACGGAGGCAAGCGATGCCCTCTCAAGTACACTCGATCCATTCTGGACGCCATCCACTCTGGTGAGCTCGCCAAGGTCGAGTACGAGAACTTTGACGTTTTCAACCTCCAGGTTCCCAAGACCGCCCCCAACGTGCCTTCTGAGATCCTCAACCCCGCCCGAGCCTGGTCCGGAGGAAAGGAGCAGTTCACCGAGGAGGTCACCAAGCTCGGCAAGCTGTTCAACGAGAACTTTgagaagtacaaggacatggCTATCCCCGAGGTCATTGCTGCCGGCCCTAAGGCTTAG
- a CDS encoding uncharacterized protein (Compare to YALI0C17017g, similar to Saccharomyces cerevisiae KAR4 (YCL055W); ancestral locus Anc_1.12, similar to uniprot|P25583 Saccharomyces cerevisiae YCL055w KAR4 regulatory protein required for pheromone induction of karyogamy genes), whose product MKETFNFGNDYSDVFLHTQHTLPQSHVQNAAKPLEGYPRLQELHRLKAEQVALSACKRFGSRTPQPQIQPKLEEWVKQGLEFDVVMVGGCPGDSNQCSLGNGVRLPTRDELKGLPIGKLTPRPSIAFLWVPGSQVDMGRKVMESWGFRRSEDVVFFPSSMSSVYYPPRAESLSESCPIPIVQASTWHCIMGLKGTVRRSEDVHLINCNVDTDVIVESPDHVIQGIVPQSIFQVIENFALMNRRLHIVPICQKQAEKPLPVMTRPGWVILSPDVLLNNFSPKEYNEEIAKVGKLVSITEEIDKLRPKSPKNE is encoded by the coding sequence ATGAAAGAAACATTCAACTTTGGAAACGACTACTCCGACGTGTTCTTACACACGCAGCACACGCTCCCCCAGAGCCACGTTCAGAACGCGGCCAAGCCCCTCGAAGGCTACCCCCGTCTGCAAGAGCTTCACCGTCTCAAGGCAGAGCAAGTAGCCCTCTCTGCATGCAAGCGTTTCGGCTCTCGCactcctcagcctcagaTCCAGCCCAAACTCGAAGAGTGGGTCAAGCAGGGCCTGGAATTTGACGTAGTGATGGTAGGGGGCTGTCCCGGCGACTCCAACCAGTGCAGCCTTGGAAACGGAGTCCGATTGCCCACCAGAGACGAGCTGAAGGGTCTGCCGATTGGCAAGCTCACTCCACGGCCCAGTATTGCGTTTCTGTGGGTCCCAGGCTCGCAGGTTGACATGGGTCGCAAAGTCATGGAGTCCTGGGGTTTCCGAAGGTCCGAAGATGTGGTGTTTTTCCCGTCATCCATGTCCTCCGTGTACTACCCTCCCAGGGCTGAGTCCCTCAGCGAGTCCTGCCCCATCCCCATTGTACAGGCGTCCACCTGGCACTGCATTATGGGATTGAAGGGCACGGTGCGACGCAGTGAAGACGTGCATCTAATCAACTGCAACGTGGACACAGACGTGATTGTGGAGTCGCCCGACCATGTCATCCAGGGCATTGTTCCGCAGTCGATTTTCCAGGTGATTGAGAACTTTGCGCTCATGAACCGACGATTGCACATTGTGCCCATCTGTCAGAAACAAGCTGAAAAGCCCCTGCCTGTCATGACTCGCCCGGGGTGGGTAATTCTTTCTCCCGACGTGCTTCTGAACAACTTCAGCCCGAAGGAATACAacgaggagattgccaaaGTCGGCAAGCTGGTCAGTATCACGGAAGAGATTGACAAGTTGCGTCCCAAGAGTCCCAAGAACGAGTAA
- a CDS encoding uncharacterized protein (Compare to YALI0C17039g, no similarity) has protein sequence MLQTTSRTGQSYCHLAYGEADKKSVTLFITRSNKHEPIPSGTEDEQTGGPGKVSSLVYAVPKGQEVLLTKLLQSEDTIDTVDRLARLIVKKGAYKFPITVGVCGKGSCGSGGMRIHIHHPRYVITAITNHKNKTTAWTLEQGLFKVSFHQRPSKARGAPFCYCFRGHSIPQVLIAVSQGELVHNCLRSGALCGQITLHLTVLLLG, from the exons ATGCTGCAAACCACATCGCGAACGGGCCAGAGCTACTGCCACCTGGCCTACGGCGAAGCTGACAAGAAGTCTGTGACCTTGTTCATCACTCGATCTAACAAGCACGAGCCGATTCCCTCCGGAACCGAAGATGAACAGACAGGGGGCCCCGGCAAGGTGAGCAGTCTTGTCTACGCGGTCCCCAAAGGCCAGGAGGTGCTGCTGACCAAGCTGCTTCAGTCCGAAGACACAATCGACACGGTGGACCGTCTGGCTCGACTCATTGTCAAGAAGGGAGCTTACAAGTTTCCCATCACCGTGGGCGTGT GTGGCAAAGGGAGCTGTGGGTCAGGAGGAATGAGAATCCACATCCACCATCCACGCTACGTGATTACGGCCATAACGaaccacaaaaacaagacGACAGCATGGACACTCGAGCAAGGTCTGTTCAAGGTCTCCTTCCATCAGCGGCCAAGTAAAGCTCGTGGCGCTCCTTTCTGCTACTGTTTCCGGGGACACAGCATTCCACAGGTACTAATTGCCGTGTCACAAGGAGAGCTGGTGCATAACTGTCTACGGTCTGGTGCGCTCTGCGGCCAAATCACCTTGCACCTTACAGTTCTCCTACTTGGTTGA
- a CDS encoding uncharacterized protein (Compare to YALI0C17061g, some similarities with uniprot|P31669 Xenopus laevis Poly [ADP-ribose] polymerase (EC 2.4.2.30)) encodes MSTQQMLIMFDTKANCNKFYHAKLLDDLDTVEVRYGRVGNEGVKHTYVGGQRKYDQMLRQKRNKGYKDALIAADVEDDGGVTVRSNVIDTALEEIKYLDDMSRVLVTTISQQNIHRITASTSIKFDSDDGLFKTPLGVIQQHGVEEAIRLLGEIETHVVNFEALVAKEGVSFDTPVAKKGPKKRKRADEEVQQGPIGTPEDGVKPEGEGEGEGEGEVVAETKTEPEPEPEPEPEPAEPSSPPSKRRRTRARATKTKAQRDAEEAAQREAEEQAEKAERARKAAERKAKAAEKKAAEKATKEAIEKAAAENEPAEEEPNAAVKPSAELEVIMSTLYTLNEQYFVIIPNKVKNAREIRHLLFNQTAIDEQKATCDALLETLKLIEDLKKKAAEESEKKPTKKKTDAEKTFNVEVKHVTDKRSFNRINTMFESSKNQIHGYTAKCAKVKNIYKIKLGSQQAPFAATSKKIKCVQELWHGTRLQNILSILGKGLLLPKLSPGQKVGAMFGDGLYFANQSSKSLNYCDGMLWTSDGSGKPETIYMFLASVALGNYFTPEGPVSTNPPEGYHSYWAKAGQSGVMNDEIIVFDASQIRLDYLLEIELRASDE; translated from the coding sequence ATGTCGACCCAACAAATGCTGATCATGTTTGACACCAAGGCTAACTGCAACAAGTTCTACCATGCCAAACTTCTGGACGATCTGGACACGGTGGAGGTTCGGTATGGGCGAGTTGGCAACGAAGGAGTCAAGCACACGTATGTTGGTGGGCAGCGCAAATACGACCAGATGCTACGGCAGAAGCGCAACAAGGGCTACAAGGACGCGTTGATTGCCGCGGATGTGGAGGATGATGGTGGGGTGACGGTGCGCAGTAATGTGATTGACactgctctggaggagatcaagtATCTCGACGACATGAGTCGGGTTCTGGTGACGACGATTTCGCAGCAAAACATCCATCGTATCACCGCTTCGACTTCGATCAAGTTTGACTCGGACGACGGTCTGTTCAAGACTCCTCTGGGGGTCATTCAGCAGCATGGAGTCGAGGAAGCTATCCGGCTGCTGGGCGAGATTGAGACCCATGTTGTCAATTTCGAGGCCCtggtggccaaggagggcgTCTCTTTTGACACTCCggttgccaagaagggtcCTAAGAAGCGCAAGAGGGCTGATGAGGAGGTGCAACAAGGACCGATTGGTACCCCTGAGGATGGAGTCAAGCCCGAAGGTGAAGGTGAAGGTGAAGGTGAAGGTGAAGTAGTAGCTGAAACCAAGACTGAACCTGAACCCGAACCCGAACCTGAACCTGAACCTGCTGAACCCTCATCTCCCCCCTCCAAACGACGCCGAACAAGAGCCCGTGCtaccaagaccaaggcccAGAGAGACGCCGAGGAAGCCGCCCAGAGAGAGGCGGAGGAGCAAGCTGAAAAGGCAGAAAGAGCCCGGAAGGCGGCCGAACGAAAAGCCAAGGcagctgagaagaaggcagCCGAGAAGGCAACCAAAGAAGCCATCGAAAAGGCAGCAGCCGAAAATGAACCCgccgaagaagaaccaaaCGCCGCCGTGAAACCCTCTGCCGAGCTGGAAGTCATCATGTCCACTTTGTACACCCTCAACGAGCAGTACTTTGTCATCATCCCCAACAAGGTGAAAAACGCCCGCGAAATCAGACACCTGCTGTTCAACCAGACCGCCATTGACGAGCAAAAGGCCACCTGTGACGCTCTGCTGGAAACCCTTAAACTGATTGAAGACCTCAAAAAGAAGGCAGCCGAGGAATCGGAAAAGAAacccaccaagaagaagacggacGCCGAAAAGACCTTCAACGTCGAGGTCaagcacgtgaccgacAAACGCAGCTTCAACAGAATCAACACCATGTTTGAATCGTCGAAAAACCAGATCCACGGCTACACTGCCAAATGTGCAAAGGTAAAGAACATCTACAAGATCAAGTTGGGTTCCCAACAGGCCCCTTTTGccgccacctccaagaaAATCAAGTGCGTGCAGGAACTGTGGCACGGAACCCGTCTCCAGAACATTCTGTCTATTCTGGGAAAGGGCCTGCTTCTTCCTAAACTGTCTCCGGGTCAAAAGGTGGGTGCCATGTTTGGGGACGGTCTGTATTTCGCCAACCAGTCGTCCAAATCGCTCAATTACTGCGACGGCATGCTCTGGACCTCAGATGGAAGCGGAAAACCAGAGACCATCTACATGTTTCTGGCGTCGGTGGCTCTGGGAAACTACTTTACACCCGAGGGGCCTGTCAGTACCAACCCCCCCGAAGGTTACCACAGTTATTGGGCCAAGGCTGGTCAAAGCGGAGTCATGAACGACGAGATTATTGTGTTTGACGCGTCTCAAATCCGACTCGATTACTTGCTTGAGATTGAATTGAGAGCTAGCGACGAGTAA
- a CDS encoding uncharacterized protein (Compare to YALI0C17083g, similar to Saccharomyces cerevisiae ESF1 (YDR365C); ancestral locus Anc_5.430, similar to uniprot|Q06344 Saccharomyces cerevisiae YDR365c) yields the protein MPPKGNKERKTVSDDPRFAGVHSDPRFYMPRKKDMKVTVDSRFKKELLHNKDFHKGAKVDKYGRKLEQQDAQLQRLYNLSDDEEESGEEGDSEEPETKAQKKPLSALDRARGEGVDSDASSGDDSDSDDDSDSDSEVEMEEEVVLADSQDIATGDESTTLAAVNLDWDHVRSVDLMATFSGFIPPKGEIKSVAIYPSEYGKEKMAEEELNGPDAQLFEEKKKRAGDSDDDSDDDEKIKQELLNNDDGEEINSKSFRKYQLQRMRYYYAVIVCSDVATARNIYQNCDGTEYESTANFFDLRYVPSDMTFDDEPRDKCTRVPTNYKPSDFETAALQHSKVKLTWDETPAERKNVTLRAFNKKEMDNEELKAYLASDSESDEEGRADLKAKYQSLLEGTGINKGEDEDGEEDVDMEITFTPGLDESKKSAAEPKEEGEETTLEKYKRKEKERRTARIQKWQESKEAKEDEEHEKEAKKPKNKGKKEREKKKKEMEQLALLVDEETDAKHFDMKEIIKAEKNAKKKSKYRQQGLVEDKFEMPVDDPRFSALYDDHEFAIDPSKPGFTRTKAMDKLLDERRKRQDRGQGGVKRKGESGEPAKKKKRKGDQTGEGVESLVERIKRKHQKDNQ from the coding sequence ATGCCACCCAAGGGAAACAAGGAGAGAAAGACCGTGAGCGACGACCCGCGATTTGCGGGAGTGCATTCGGACCCGCGGTTCTACATGCCGCGAAAGAAGGACATGAAGGTGACAGTGGACTCGCggttcaagaaggagctgctccacAACAAGGACTTTCACAAGGGCGCCAAGGTCGACAAGTATGGTCGAaagctggagcagcaggacgCGCAGCTGCAGCGGCTGTATAACCTGAgcgacgatgaggaggagtccgGTGAAGAGGGAGACTCCGAGGAGCCCGAGACCAAGGCTCAGAAGAAGCCTCTGTCTGCTTTGGACCGAGCGCGGGGAGAAGGAGTCGATTCTGACGCCTCTTCGGGCGACGATTCAGACTCGgacgacgactcggactcggactcggaggtggagatggaggaagaggtggtgCTGGCGGACTCGCAGGACATTGCCACCGGCGACGAGAGCACCACTCTTGCGGCGGTCAATTTGGACTGGGATCACGTGCGGTCGGTCGACCTGATGGCCACCTTTTCTGGCTTCATCCCCCCTAAGGGCGAGATCAAGTCTGTGGCCATTTATCCCAGTGAATACggcaaggagaagatggccgaggaggagctcaatGGACCGGACGcgcagctgtttgaggagaagaagaagcgggCTGGcgactcggacgacgactcggacgacgacgaaaaaaTCAAACAGGAGTTGCTCAACAACGACGACGGCGAGgaaatcaactccaagaGCTTCCGAAAGTACCAGTTGCAGCGAATGCGGTACTACTACGCGGTTATTGTGTGTTCGGATGTCGCCACGGCCCGAAACATCTATCAGAACTGCGACGGGACCGAGTACGAGTCGACCGCCAACTTTTTCGACTTGCGATACGTGCCTTCGGACATGACTTTTGACGACGAGCCTCGAGACAAGTGCACACGGGTTcccaccaactacaagcCGTCTGATTTCGAGACTGCCGCTCTTCAGCACTCCAAGGTGAAGCTCACGTGGGATGAGACTCCGGCCGAACGAAAGAACGTGACTCTGCGGGCgttcaacaagaaggaaatgGATAatgaggagctcaaggcctACCTAGCATCCGACAGCGAGTCTGACGAGGAGGGGCGGGCCGATCTCAAGGCAAAGTACCAGAGCTTGTTGGAGGGCACCGGCATCAACAAGGGCGAGGACgaggatggagaggaggatgtGGATATGGAAATCACCTTCACCCCCGGACTGgacgagtccaagaagagTGCTGCtgagcccaaggaggagggtgagGAAACCACGCTGGAGAAGTACAAGcgaaaggagaaggagagacGAACGGCCCGAATCCAAAAGTGGCAGGAatccaaggaggccaaggaggatgaggagcatgagaaggaggccaagaagcccaagaacaagggcaagaaggagcgggaaaagaaaaagaaggagatggagcagTTAGCGTTGctggtggacgaggagaccGACGCCAAGCACTTTGATATGAAGGAGATCATCAAGGCCGAGAAAaacgccaagaagaagtccaAGTACAGACAGCAGGGTCTTGTGGAGGACAAGTTCGAGATGCCGGTCGACGATCCTCGATTTTCGGCTCTTTACGACGACCACGAGTTTGCCATTGATCCGTCCAAGCCTGGATTCACTCGAACCAAGGCCATGGACAAGCTGCTAGATGAGCGCCGAAAGCGGCAGGACCGAGGTCAGGGAGGTGTCAAGCGAAAGGGCGAATCTGGAGAgcctgccaagaagaagaagcgaaaggGAGACCAGACCGGCGAGGGTGTGGAGAGTCTGGTTGAGCGAATCAAGCGAAAGCACCAAAAGGATAACCAGTAG
- a CDS encoding uncharacterized protein (Compare to YALI0C17105g, similar to uniprot|O94343 Schizosaccharomyces pombe Putative MSF transporter), whose product MSHEPPGTTILENHASDAIILQPTPTADPNEPLNWSKWRKHTNLFIVCFFTLMAFTANCVSTVFWTPQNQELGWTLDQQNNGYALSVAGLGLGCPLMIPFAEKFGKRPVYLVSSAIALACAAWMAKMTTVGELYGSSLLQGMATSVTETIIQMTVADLYFVHQRGTCNGIYMVVVDVGNFLIMVPAGYITMSLGWRWVYGIIAVITGAQFLSTLLFFEETKYTAGTETLVGVGEDEEDRPEENLSNKDAKDIVRNLESPSTESVIMDFSDSASSRNAYQYQKNPLSKRLALVTYTPGSWREFGRKMYTPFITLFAYPIVTFVAIQYGFMLTWLAMAATTVASAFAEPPYSFSSAALGNINIAPFIGMALGSVYGGWFNDKTIIWLSRRNGGQYEPEMRLYGLIPANLTLTIGLFLFGLPIAHGVHWMVPTLGFAIIMFGFGSSGAIVLTYLLDSYKNIVADAFIGVIVVRNVFGMIMVFAQTPWIEKVGLQNVYITVGCISLVPLALTVPLIYHGKHLRRKSEARYLRESTRR is encoded by the coding sequence ATGTCGCACGAACCGCCGGGAACCACCATCTTGGAAAACCATGCTTCCGATGCTATCATTCTCCAGCCCACTCCGACAGCCGATCCCAACGAGCCGCTCAACTGGTCCAAGTGGAGAAAACACACAAACTTGTTCATTGTCTGTTTCTTTACGCTCATGGCGTTCACCGCCAACTGTGTATCGACGGTTTTCTGGACGCCTCAAAATCAGGAGTTGGGATGGACTCTGGACCAGCAGAACAACGGATACGCGCTGTCGGTGGCGGGTCTGGGTCTGGGATGTCCACTAATGATCCCGTTTGCGGAAAAGTTTGGAAAACGGCCCGTTTATTTGGTATCTTCGGCGATAGCTCTAGCATGTGCGGCTTGGATGGCCAAAATGACGACCGTGGGCGAGTTGTACGGCTCCAGCTTGCTCCAAGGTATGGCCACCAGTGTCACTGAGACCATAATTCAAATGACGGTGGCCGATCTCTACTTTGTGCACCAAAGAGGCACCTGTAACGGCATCtacatggtggtggtggacgtTGGCAACTTTCTCATCATGGTGCCGGCGGGATATATCACCATGAGTCTGGGGTGGAGATGGGTCTACGGAATCATTGCTGTCATAACCGGAGCCCAGTTTCTTTCCACGTTGCTCTTCTTTGAAGAAACAAAATACACAGCCGGAACAGAGACCCTGGTGGGGGTcggagaagacgaagaagacagGCCAGAGGAGAATCTGAGCAACAAGGACGCAAAAGACATAGTCCGCAACTTGGAGTCTCCTTCGACGGAGTCTGTCATCATGGATTTCTCCGAttcagcctcctccagaaacgCCTACCAGTACCAGAAGAACCCTCTGTCCAAACGCCTGGCTCTGGTCACCTATACCCCAGGAAGCTGGAGAGAATTTGGTCGGAAAATGTACACCCCGTTTATAACGCTGTTTGCCTACCCAATCGTCACCTTTGTGGCCATCCAATACGGCTTCATGCTCACGTGGTTGGCCATGGCAGCTACTACGGTGGCATCTGCGTTTGCCGAACCTCCCTACAGCTTTTCCTCCGCCGCCCTgggaaacatcaacattgCTCCCTTCATTGGAATGGCACTAGGGTCTGTCTACGGAGGCTGGTTCAACGACAAGACAATCATTTGGCTGTCCAGACGCAACGGAGGGCAGTACGAACCCGAAATGCGACTGTATGGGCTGATTCCTGCAAACCTGACTCTCACAATCGGActgtttctgtttggaCTTCCCATTGCCCACGGGGTCCACTGGATGGTGCCCACTCTCGGATTCGCCATCATCATGTTCGGATTCGGCTCTTCCGGAGCCATTGTACTGACATATCTGCTGGACAGCTACAAAAACATTGTTGCTGATGCATTTATCGGTGTGATTGTGGTCAGAAACGTGTTTGGAATGATAATGGTGTTTGCCCAGACGCCCTGGATCGAAAAAGTCGGTCTTCAGAACGTCTACATCACCGTGGGATGCATTTCTCTGGTCCCTCTAGCCCTGACCGTTCCTCTTATCTACCACGGCAAACATCTGAGACGAAAAAGTGAAGCTAGGTACCTGAGAGAATCCACTAGACGTTAG
- a CDS encoding uncharacterized protein (Compare to YALI0C17193g, weakly similar to AJ621548 MudrB Yarrowia lipolytica transposon Mutyl), whose amino-acid sequence MAGIDPETHVAEIEAAASHPPLLPPLIPSITTGTSFANVWGALNRFSIDQGFVFALYRSRGSNNGSDPFVRKIMRCCRPDCTYKVDIRDYGGGRADLVYDSSSRNEHNHKTDGSDVTEGVSALIDKVERGRQKKNPDFEDENLPPGTVQNSKLHLWKMINDWAKKDGFVFRYKSIGGKKKNNKQYLRFVCCRSGEDGQACGYNISVTKHGDTNWTVNQTRNLSVHNHSLCPIDQLSRDQRNLIYDIEKRILQLDPQYCPDYLPAKRSFRHREDLERYLNDFSLNYKSDGVPFYFGWVKKDTNTSKSGADSGGTPTETITYACSRYRKPTKLRPCVGTECPVKVNVYKDVDGVWHLRHAPYQDNVTGHNHAPADSKWSVMVHRRLSSEERQYIKESTEQGMTPTQIAQVLKQRGNEAITNRRVSGLIFEMKRTAARKKRKLDSKDLRHDDNDAERPNYVE is encoded by the coding sequence ATGGCGGGAATCGACCCCGAAACACACGTGGCAGAAATCGAGGCCGCAGCGTCGCATCCGCCGCTTCTGCCGCCGTTGATCCCATCCATTACGACCGGCACATCGTTCGCCAACGTCTGGGGTGCTCTGAACCGGTTTTCCATCGACCAGGGGTTTGTGTTTGCGCTGTACCGCTCCAGAGGCAGCAACAATGGCTCGGACCCGTTCGTGCGCAAAATCATGCGCTGTTGTCGGCCCGATTGCACGTACAAGGTGGATATCCGCGACTATGGAGGAGGCAGGGCTGATTTGGTGTACGACTCCAGCAGCCGGAACGAACACAATCACAAGACGGACGGCTCAGATGTGACCGAGGGGGTTTCGGCACTCATTGATAAAGTAGAGAGAGGTCGACAAAAGAAAAACCCAGACTTCGAGGACGAAAACTTGCCTCCAGGCACTGTTCAAAACTCCAAGCTGCACCTGTGGAAAATGATCAACGACTGGGCAAAAAAGGACGGTTTTGTCTTCAGGTACAAGTCTATAGGtggcaaaaagaagaacaaCAAGCAGTATCTGCGCTTTGTTTGCTGCCGCTCCGGTGAAGATGGCCAGGCTTGTGGATACAACATCAGTGTGACCAAACATGGAGATACCAACTGGACGGTCAATCAGACCAGGAACTTGTCTGTCCACAATCACAGCTTATGTCCGATTGACCAGTTATCACGGGACCAACGGAATCTGATCTACGACATTGAAAAACGCATTCTACAGCTGGATCCACAATACTGCCCAGACTACTTGCCTGCTAAAAGGTCGTTTCGCCATCGTGAGGATCTTGAAAGGTATCTCAACGACTTTAGTCTTAATTACAAGTCTGATGGAGTGCCATTTTACTTTGGATGGGTCAAAAAGgacaccaacaccagcaaATCGGGTGCTGATTCTGGCGGAACTCCCACAGAGACCATCACCTACGCTTGCAGTCGGTACAGAAAGCCCACCAAGCTTCGTCCCTGTGTTGGAACGGAGTGTCCCGTCAAGGTCAACGTTTACAAAGACGTTGACGGCGTTTGGCACCTGCGTCATGCGCCCTATCAAGACAATGTCACCGGCCATAATCATGCTCCAGCGGACTCCAAGTGGAGCGTGATGGTTCATCGGCGTCTTTCTTCCGAAGAACGACAGTACATCAAGGAGTCTACTGAGCAGGGAATGACCCCTACTCAGATTGCACAAGTTCTGAAACAGCGAGGGAACGAAGCAATCACAAACCGTCGAGTTTCGGGTCTGATTTTCGAGATGAAGCGAACGGCGGCCAGGAAGAAGCGGAAATTGGACTCCAAAGACTTGAGGCATGACGACAACGACGCCGAAAGACCCAACTACGTTGAGTAA